In a genomic window of Primulina huaijiensis isolate GDHJ02 chromosome 10, ASM1229523v2, whole genome shotgun sequence:
- the LOC140986034 gene encoding ABC transporter C family member 10-like has product MENLWTVFCGESNCSDSNKIPCGADLIFRTHCSSCIDSVLSLCFDILLFIMILFTIFFKKSLKSSNVRASTCGISSLHLVSAIFNGFLGLVYLSYGIWILEEKLRKTQDIAPLLSWITFMLHGLIWLLTGLIASLQGTRFRRALLRLLSILASLFSGIICGFSLFLAIFRKEVTFQKFLDVICFIGSCLLLLCTFKGYRHEGHDDDDIHSPLLSSASNDYKTYSGSGLSPFAKARFCSKFTFWWLNPLMKMGREKTLADEDIPSLRVDDRAESCYLLYMEVLNRRKQSDRLTESEILKTILLCHWREIVISGFFALFKVMTVSAGPLLLKAFIKVAEGKESSKYERYILVAVLFLTKILESISQRQWYFRSRLVGLKVRSLLTAVIYQKQLRLSNLAKLNHSSGKIMNYVTVDSYRIGEFPFWFHQIWTTILQLCLAILILFQAVGLATIASMTVIILTVLCNSPLGKLQHKFQSKLMVAQDERLKKMSEAILNMKVLKLYAWETHFREAIENLRAIEEKCLLAVQQSKACNIFIFWLSPLLVSSATFATCYFLGVPLSSASVFTFVATLWLVQDPVKSIPDVIGVFIQAKVAFSRIAKFLEAPELETASVRVKSCMSDTSILFQSANISWDENPSRPTLGSISLGVKPGDKIAICGEVGSGKSTLLAAILGEVPITAGTVQVHGTIAYVSQSAWIQSGSIRENILFGSTFDNNKYQDTLDRCSLLKDLELLPHGDLTEIGERGINLSGGQKQRIQLARALYKDADIYLLDDPFSAVDAHTALSLFNEYVIEALSTKTVLLVTHQVDFLPAFDFILFMLDGEISHAAPYSQLLTSSKEFQDLVNAHKETAGSRRLSDISSSQHLGSSSREIRKNYAEMKVKISENVQLIKKEEREAGDTGFKPYITYLKQNKGFLFYSVIVLCQLVYTLGQIMQNIWMAENVDSPNVTELRLIVVYLLIGLAISLFLLCRIIFAVVLNIRSSRALFSRLLISLFCAPMSFYDSTPLGRILSRVSADLSIVDLDVPFSLIFTSVSTMNSYANMVVLAVVTWQVLLVSIPMIFFAIRLQKYYFSSAREFMRINGTTKSSVANHVAESVAGVITIRAFEEEDRFFSKNLELIDINGSPYFQYFSANEWLIQRLETLSAVVLSFAGFCMVSLPSGTFSPGFIGMALSYGLSLNVSLVFSISSQCNLSNYIVSVERLDQYMHIPSEAPDVIEENRPPVNWPMEGKVEIQDLKIKYRHDTPLVLHGISCTFEGGHKIGIVGRTGSGKTTLISALFRLVEPAGGKIFVDGLDISALGLHDLRSRFWIIPQDPTLFNGTVRYNLDPFHQHTEQELWEVLEKCQLKDTVQEKENGLDFFVLEDGSNWSVGQRQLLCLGRALLRRSKILVLDEATASIDNATDMILQKVIRKEFADCTVITVAHRIPTVMDCDMVLAISEGKLAEYDEPVKLMKREDSLFGQLIKEYWSHHDSAERG; this is encoded by the exons ATGGAGAATCTATGGACCGTGTTTTGTGGGGAATCCAACTGTTCAGACAGCAACAAGATCCCTTGTGGCGCTGATTTGATTTTTCGAACACACTGTTCTTCTTGCATCGATAGTGTGTTAAGTCTTTGTTTCGATATCCTGCTCTTCATCATGATTTTATTCactatatttttcaagaaatcatTGAAATCCTCAAATGTGAGAGCTTCCACGTGCGGCATATCGAGTTTGCATTTAGTATCAGCCATTTTTAATGGTTTTCTTGGATTGGTCTATCTATCTTATGGTATCTGgattttggaagaaaaattgagaaaaaCTCAAGATATTGCACCTCTTCTTTCGTGGATAACGTTCATGCTTCATGGATTAATTTGGTTGTTAACTGGATTAATAGCTAGTTTGCAAGGAACACGTTTTCGAAGAGCCTTGTTGAGGCTTCTATCAATTCTTGCATCCCTCTTCTCTGGTATAATTTGCGGGTTTTCACTTTTTCTAGCTATTTTTAGGAAAGAGGTGACATTTCAGAAATTTCTGGATGTTATTTGCTTCATAGGATCTTGTTTATTACTATTATGCACCTTCAAAGGTTATAGACATGAAGGGCATGACGACGACGATATCCACAGTCCATTACTCAGTTCAGCCAGTAATGATTATAAAACTTATTCAGGTAGTGGTTTGAGTCCATTTGCAAAAGCTCGTTTTTGTAgtaaatttacattttggtgGTTGAATCCATTAATGAAAATGGGAAGAGAGAAAACTCTTGCTGATGAAGATATACCTAGTTTACGCGTGGATGATCGAGCAGAGTCGTGCTACTTGTTATATATGGAGGTATTGAATAGAAGGAAACAATCGGATAGATTAACTGAATCCGAAATCTTGAAGACCATTCTGTTATGCCATTGGAGAGAAATAGTCATATCCGGATTCTTTGCACTATTTAAAGTGATGACTGTCTCTGCAGGGCCTTTACTGCTCAAAGCCTTCATAAAAGTTGCTGAAGGAAAAGAAAGTTCCAAATATGAGCGATACATATTGGTCGCAGTGCTTTTTTTGACAAAGATCCTCGAATCGATATCTCAAAGACAGTGGTATTTCCGGTCTAGACTAGTTGGTCTTAAAGTTAGATCCCTACTCACTGCAGTCATTTACCAAAAGCAATTGAGATTATCAAATCTGGCTAAATTGAACCACTCGAGTGGCAAGATAATGAACTATGTTACAGTTGATTCTTATCGCATCGGGGAATTCCCATTTTGGTTCCACCAAATATGGACTACAATCCTGCAACTCTGTCTTGCAATCCTTATCCTCTTCCAAGCTGTAGGACTCGCCACGATTGCATCTATGACTGTCATAATTCTCACCGTTCTTTGCAATTCGCCGCTTGGGAAGTTGCAACATAAGTTTCAGTCTAAGCTTATGGTAGCGCAGGATGAGAGGTTGAAAAAGATGTCTGAGGCTATCTTAAACATGAAGGTATTGAAATTATATGCGTGGGAAACTCATTTTCGGGAAGCAATAGAAAATTTGAGGGccattgaagaaaaatgtctaTTGGCAGTTCAGCAGTCTAAAGCGTGCAACATCTTCATTTTCTGGTTGTCCCCTTTATTAGTCTCTTCTGCTACATTTGCTACCTGCTATTTTCTTGGTGTTCCGCTATCTTCTGCAAGCGTCTTCACCTTTGTAGCAACTTTATGGCTGGTCCAAGATCCGGTTAAAAGTATTCCTGATGTCATTGGAGTGTTTATTCAGGCGAAAGTTGCGTTTTCGAGGATTGCGAAGTTCCTGGAAGCTCCTGAATTGGAAACCGCGAGTGTTAGAGTTAAGTCGTGCATGAGCGATACAAGTATTTTGTTTCAATCGGCTAATATATCGTGGGATGAGAATCCATCCCGGCCAACTCTTGGAAGCATCAGTTTGGGTGTTAAACCTGGTGACAAGATTGCGATTTGTGGAGAGGTGGGTTCAGGGAAGTCAACTCTTCTTGCTGCAATTCTTGGAGAGGTTCCGATAACCGCTGGCACT GTACAAGTACATGGGACAATTGCTTATGTCTCTCAATCGGCTTGGATTCAATCAGGAAGCATTCGAGAAAACATTCTCTTCGGGTCTACCTTCGATAACAACAAATATCAAGATACACTAGATAGGTGTTCACTACTTAAAGATCTCGAGCTGCTACCTCATGGTGATCTCACTGAGATAGGAGAAAGAGGAATAAACCTTAGTGGTGGCCAAAAACAACGGATTCAGCTTGCTCGTGCTCTTTATAAGGACGCTGATATATATCTCTTGGATGATCCATTTAGTGCTGTTGATGCACACACTGCCCTGAGTTTGTTTAAC GAATATGTAATTGAAGCCCTCTCAACAAAGACAGTTTTGCTCGTGACTCATCAAGTTGATTTTCTTCCTGCATTTGATTTTATCTTG TTCATGTTAGATGGGGAAATCTCGCATGCTGCTCCTTATTCTCAGTTGCTGACCTCAAGCAAAGAATTTCAAGACCTTGTTAATGCACACAAAGAAACCGCTGGTTCCAGGAGGCTTTCAGACATCAGTTCTTCCCAACATCTTGGATCTTCTTCCAGAGAAATTCGAAAAAATTATGCAGAAATGAAAGTTAAAATATCTGAAAATGTCCAGTTGATTAAGAAAGAAGAACGAGAAGCCGGGGACACTGGATTCAAACCGTATATTACGTATTTGAAGCAAAATAAAGGATTTCTTTTCTACTCTGTGATTGTTCTGTGCCAACTGGTATACACGCTAGGCCAGATTATGCAGAACATTTGGATGGCTGAAAATGTCGATTCTCCAAATGTCACCGAATTGAGATTGATCGTAGTTTACTTGTTGATTGGACTCGCCATATCACTATTTTTACTCTGCCGAATCATATTCGCAGTTGTTTTGAACATTAGGTCGTCAAGAGCATTATTTTCAAGACTACTGATTTCTCTGTTTTGTGCGCCAATGTCGTTTTATGACTCTACACCTTTGGGAAGAATACTCAGCCGG GTCTCCGCTGATTTGAGCATAGTTGATCTAGATGTTCCTTTCAGCTTGATTTTCACATCGGTATCGACCATGAATAGTTATGCAAACATGGTGGTGTTGGCTGTTGTCACATGGCAAGTACTGCTTGTCTCAATACCAATGATATTTTTCGCCATTCGCTTGCAG AAGTACTATTTTTCCTCAGCCAGAGAGTTCATGCGGATTAATGGAACAACAAAATCTTCTGTAGCAAATCATGTTGCTGAGTCTGTGGCAGGAGTAATTACAATAAGAGCTTTCGAAGAAGAAGATCGTTTTTTCTCCAAGAATCTTGAGCTGATAGACATCAATGGAAGCCCATATTTCCAATATTTTTCGGCTAATGAGTGGTTGATCCAACGGCTGGAAACCCTCAGTGCAGTTGTTCTCTCATTTGCAGGCTTTTGCATGGTTTCACTTCCATCTGGAACTTTTAGCCCCG GATTTATTGGAATGGCGTTGTCCTATGGTCTTTCATTAAATGTATCTCTCGTTTTTTCCATTAGCAGCCAGTGCAATTTATCGAACTATATTGTTTCAGTAGAAAGGCTTGATCAGTATATGCACATACCAAGTGAGGCCCCTGACGTGATAGAAGAGAATCGCCCCCCTGTCAACTGGCCAATGGAGGGTAAAGTAGAGATTCAAGATCTAAAG ATCAAATATAGACACGATACACCACTTGTTTTACACGGGATTAGTTGCACATTCGAAGGAGGACACAAAATTGGCATTGTTGGTAGAACTGGAAGTGGGAAGACCACACTTATTAGTGCCTTGTTTCGCCTAGTAGAGCCTGCAGGAGGAAAGATTTTTGTAGATGGGCTTGATATATCAGCACTCGGACTTCATGATTTGAGGTCTCGTTTTTGGATCATACCTCAAGACCCTACTCTTTTCAATGGAACTGTGAGGTACAATTTGGATCCATTTCATCAGCATACAGAGCAGGAACTCTGGGAG GTTCTTGAAAAGTGTCAGCTCAAAGACACAGTTCAGGAGAAGGAGAATGGATTAGACTTTTTTG TCTTAGAAGATGGTTCAAACTGGAGTGTTGGGCAACGTCAATTGTTATGCTTGGGGCGTGCTTTATTGAGGAGAAGCAAGATCTTGGTACTCGATGAAGCAACTGCATCTATCGACAATGCTACCGACATGATCTTGCAGAAGGTTATTAGGAAAGAATTTGCAGACTGTACAGTTATTACTGTGGCTCATAGAATACCAACTGTGATGGATTGTGATATGGTTCTTGCCATAAGTGAAG GAAAACTAGCTGAGTACGATGAGCCGGTGAAGCTAATGAAAAGAGAGGATTCATTGTTTGGGCAGCTAATTAAGGAATATTGGTCTCACCATGACTCCGCGGAACGAGGCTAG